TGTTCGTGCTAGAATAGATGGCACTACTGTAGAACTTATGGAAGAGGATATAAAACTTGCAAAAACTAAGAAACATAGTATAGAGATAGTAATAGATAGAATTTCTGTAAAAGAGGAAGTGCGTAGTAGACTTACTGAATCCTTGGAGAGTGCATTAAAACTAGCAGAGGGTACTGCTATTGCTAGTGTTGTTGATGGTGAAGATATACTCTTTAGTGAGCATTTTGCTTGCATAGATTGTGGGATTAGCATTGGGGAATTAGCTCCTAGGATGTTTTCTTTTAATGCTCCTTATGGTAAGTGCGACAATTGCGATGGACTTGGTACTCTTATGGAAATTGATGAGGACCTTATAATACCAGATAAAAGTAAGAGTATTAAAGGTGGAGCTGTTATGTCTTTTGGGGAAGGCAGTCTTAAGGAGGATTCTTGGACTTTTTCAGTGCTACGTGCTCTAAGTGAAAAGTACAAATTTAGTTTAGATACACCAATAGAGGATTATGACCCAGAAATTCTTAAAATACTATTATATGGAACAAATGGGGAAAAAGTTAAGGTTAATTATGTCAAGGAGTATAGATCGGGTACTTTTAATCATACCTATGAAGGCATTATAAACAACTTAAAGAGACGATATTTTGAAACATCTTCTGATTATATTAAACGAGATGTAGAACAATATATGGGTGATAATGCATGCCCTAAGTGTAAGGGTGCAAGGTTAAGCCCAGAGGTACTTGCAGTAACAGTTGGTGGCAAGAATATAAGTGAATTTTGTCAATTATCTATTACAGATGAAGTTATATTTTTAAAGGATATAAAATTATCAGAGAAAAATAAAACTATATCTAATCAAATATTTAAAGAAATAAATAATAGACTTAATTTTTTAAAGGATGTAGGTCTTGATTATCTAAATTTAGCTAGATCGGCAGCTACATTATCTGGTGGAGAAGCACAGAGAATAAGACTTGCAACTCAGATAGGTTCTAGTTTAATGGGGGTTTTATACATTTTAGATGAGCCTAGTATAGGTCTTCATCAAAGAGATAATGATAAACTTATAAAGACATTAAAACATTTAAGAGATATAGGAAATACGGTAATTGTTGTAGAGCATGATGAAGATACAATGAAAGCCGCAGATTTCATTGTAGATGTTGGGCCAGAGGCTGGAGAACATGGTGGAGAAATTGTCGCTACCGGAACAATTGAAGATGTAAAAAATTGTGAAAGGTCTATTACAGGTCAATATTTAAGCGGTAAGAAGAAGATTGATGTTCCAAGCAAAACCAGAAAATCGAATGGGAATTCTATAAAAATACTTAATGCAAGGCAAAATAATCTAAAGAATGTTAGTGTAGATTTTCCATTAGGTGTGTTTACTTCTGTTACTGGTGTTTCAGGTTCTGGAAAGAGCACTTTAGTAAATGAAATTCTATTTAAAGGTCTTAATAAAAAATTGAATCACTCTAAAAAGAATCCCGGACTTCATAAAGATATCTTAGGTGCAGAGAATATAGATAAAATTATTAATATCGATCAAGGCCCTATAGGGCGTACTCCCAGGTCAAACCCAGCTACATATACTGGCGTTTTCGATGTAATCCGTGATGTTTTCTCCATGAGCTCTGAGTCTAAAATCAGGGGGTATAAACCAGGAAGATTTAGCTTTAATGTGAAGGGTGGAAGATGTGAAGCCTGCCACGGTGATGGAATAATTAAAATAGAAATGCAATTTTTATCTGATGTTTATGTTCCTTGCGAAGTTTGCACAGGTAAAAGATATAATAGAGAAACTTTAGAGGTTAAGTATAAGGGGAAAAACATTGATGATATTTTAAATATGACGGTTGAAGAGGCTGTTAAGTTTTTTGAGAATATTCCGAGAATTTATAGTAAACTTAAAACACTAATGGATGTTGGTCTTGGTTATGTAAGACTTGGTCAACCTTCAACGCAATTATCAGGTGGGGAGGCTCAGAGAATTAAACTTGCTTCAGAATTATCTAAGAGGAGTACGGGTAAAACATTTTACATTTTAGATGAGCCTACTACAGGCCTCCATATCGATGATGTTAGTAAACTTATTATAATACTTCAAAGACTGGTAGATTCAGGGAATACAGTAGTTGTAATTGAGCATAATTTAGATGTTATAAAGTGTTCAGACTATGTTATAGACTTAGGACCTGAGGGCGGAGACAAGGGAGGAACCATTTTGTGCACTGGCACACCAAAAGAAATATCTTTAAATGTAAATTCATATACAGGACATTACCTAAAAAAAATGTTATAATTTATATAAGGCTAGCATAAAGTGAATGCTAGTCTTTGACTATTTTTTAAAGAGGAGAAAGTGCATTATGGCTGAGATAAGCAAGTTTTTGAAATATGCTATTATAGCGATTATTTACATTATAATAATATTTGCATTGAGAATAATGTATAAGGACATAAAAGGTGGTGCAAAAAAGAAACCAGTTATAAAGAAAACTATGGGTCTTGAGGTTATTGAAAGAGGCGATAATCTTAATTTGAGGGTCGGCGCGGTTATACCTTTAAATGATCAACTTTCAATAGGCAGAAAGGCAGATAATCTTTTAATTCTGGGAGACAAATATGTGTCTTCTCAGCATGCAAAAATATATATGAAAAA
This window of the Clostridium estertheticum genome carries:
- the uvrA gene encoding excinuclease ABC subunit UvrA; this encodes MRDKIFIKGAKVHNLKNVDLEIPRDKLIVFTGLSGSGKSSLAFDTLYAEGQRRYVESLSAYARQFLGNMDKPDVEYIEGLSPAISIDQKTTNRNPRSTVGTVTEIYDYLRLLYAKVGTPHCPKCGKEITQQTVDQMVDRIMEMPLKTKISILAPIIRGKKGEHVKIIENIKKNGFVRARIDGTTVELMEEDIKLAKTKKHSIEIVIDRISVKEEVRSRLTESLESALKLAEGTAIASVVDGEDILFSEHFACIDCGISIGELAPRMFSFNAPYGKCDNCDGLGTLMEIDEDLIIPDKSKSIKGGAVMSFGEGSLKEDSWTFSVLRALSEKYKFSLDTPIEDYDPEILKILLYGTNGEKVKVNYVKEYRSGTFNHTYEGIINNLKRRYFETSSDYIKRDVEQYMGDNACPKCKGARLSPEVLAVTVGGKNISEFCQLSITDEVIFLKDIKLSEKNKTISNQIFKEINNRLNFLKDVGLDYLNLARSAATLSGGEAQRIRLATQIGSSLMGVLYILDEPSIGLHQRDNDKLIKTLKHLRDIGNTVIVVEHDEDTMKAADFIVDVGPEAGEHGGEIVATGTIEDVKNCERSITGQYLSGKKKIDVPSKTRKSNGNSIKILNARQNNLKNVSVDFPLGVFTSVTGVSGSGKSTLVNEILFKGLNKKLNHSKKNPGLHKDILGAENIDKIINIDQGPIGRTPRSNPATYTGVFDVIRDVFSMSSESKIRGYKPGRFSFNVKGGRCEACHGDGIIKIEMQFLSDVYVPCEVCTGKRYNRETLEVKYKGKNIDDILNMTVEEAVKFFENIPRIYSKLKTLMDVGLGYVRLGQPSTQLSGGEAQRIKLASELSKRSTGKTFYILDEPTTGLHIDDVSKLIIILQRLVDSGNTVVVIEHNLDVIKCSDYVIDLGPEGGDKGGTILCTGTPKEISLNVNSYTGHYLKKML
- a CDS encoding FHA domain-containing protein, with the translated sequence MAEISKFLKYAIIAIIYIIIIFALRIMYKDIKGGAKKKPVIKKTMGLEVIERGDNLNLRVGAVIPLNDQLSIGRKADNLLILGDKYVSSQHAKIYMKNTNYILQDLGSTNGTIMNNKAVKDTVYIKKGDVIKIGTSTFKVIG